Genomic segment of Mucilaginibacter sabulilitoris:
AGTAACGTTTTGGGAGCAAAAGAGGTGAACGATAGCCTGAATCGTACGCTTCTTTTGCCTTTTTTGTTAACGTTTCTTTTATCGATTTCAGCTTCTATCGGTCTGAATTTTTGACACTAACAGTTTAAGGTATTGTTAATCAGAATGTTGATTTGTATTAACATTTGTACCCCCATTTATAAACAATCGATTGCGTAATGCTTTTTAGCTTTAAGCCGGTAAAACCAATAACTGATCTTCAGATCACCTGGTGCAATTAAAAGCTAAGTCTATTGGTGACTTCCAATATTATAACCTAATTAATTTAATACTATGCTAAAACCTGTCCTATTGTGTGCCTGGACTATTTTTTCGGCTGTTTTATTGATAAACACCAATGCCCGCGGCGCCTTTAAAAAGCCAATAAAAGATACTGCTGTTGCCAGGGCGATCTATCCGTCATATAATACATCACCTAAAGCTCCCGATATAACAGGGATGGGTAACACAGCGGTTCAGCAGGCTGCACTTATAAAGATAGGTTGGAACATTGGAAACACGATGGAGGCCCCAGGGAGCGAAACAGGCTGGGGTAATCCCTTAATCACAGAGGATTATATCAAATTTATAAAGCAGATCGGGTTTAATGCTATCCGCATTCCCTGTGCGTGGGATCAATATGCAGACAAAAAAAGTGCTAAAATACAGGATGCCTGGCTAAACCGGGTGAAACAGGTAGTTGGATATTGCGTGAAAAATGATATGTATGTATTGCTCAATATTCATTGGGATGGCGGCTGGCTGGAGAATAACTGCACGCCGGTTAAAAAGGATGCTGTTAATGCCAAGCAAAGAGCATATTGGGAACAGATCGCGACAGTTATGCGCGATTTTGACGGGCACCTAATGTTTGCCAGCGCTAATGAACCCGCTATAACTGATGCCAGCCAGATGTCAGTATTGCTTTCCTATCACCAGACTTTTGTTAACGCAGTGAGGGCAACTGGCGGCCGGAATACTTACCGGGTGCTGGTTGTTCAGGGACCAAGTACCGATATTAAGAAAACGAACGATCTGATGTCCGGCCTACCAGCTGACCAAGTTGCAGACCGCTTGATGGTAGAGGTACATTACTATTCTCCATTCAACTTTTGTATTATGGAGAAAGATCAATCATGGGGTCGTATGTTTTATTACTGGGGAAGCGGTCATCACTCCCTGTCGGACACTTCGCGAAACCCAACATATGGAGAGGAAGCCGAAGTCAGAAATGCATTCCAACTGATGAAAACCAAATATGTGGATAGGGGTATCCCCGTCTTGATGGGAGAATATGGAGCCTACAGGCGGACTACGCCCAAAGATCTGACTACACATAATGAAGCGGTAGATTATTGGATAAAGTTTACCACTCAGCAGGCTATTGCTAACGGCCTCAAACCATTTTTTTGGGATATAGGCGTTGCCATAGACCGGCGAAATAATAAGACGCTCGATCAACCTACCATTGATGCCCTTATGGCCGGTAGCCATTAAAATAAGGTCGAATGATCAGGGGCATTAACTATCTGGCTCCTGTGCCTTTATGATCATACTCTTTATGTTAAAAAAATGTCACTCAATTTATGTTTAAAAAAATGAAATGTTCCTGCTTCGTTTACTTTTTGATTTTATCCTTTATTGCTTTTTTTAAAACAGCGGTTGCCACAGATACAAAACCACCAGTTTCGCCACGAGAACATTTATCAATGGATCATGACTGGCGGTTCGCATTGGGGCACGCTTATGATGCCTCAAATGATTTTTATAATGGCACAGGCGGCTTCTCTTATTTCGCTAAAACCGGATACGGTGACGGTGCTGCGTCGCCGGAGTTTGATGACAGGGGGTGGCGTAAAATTGATCTTCCGCATGACTGGGCCGTTGAACAACCCTTTAGCCCAAAGGGTACTTTAAGCCACGGATCGAAGGCTATTGGCCGTAACTTTCCGGAAGCCAGTGTAGGCTGGTACCGTAAAACTTTTGTTATCCCGGCCGGCGATCTCGGTAAGCATATCTCGATTGCATTTGACGGTGTTTTCCGGAACAGCATAGTCTGGATAAACGGTCATTATTTAGGTACCGAACTCAGCGGGTATAACAGCTTTGAATATGATATTTCTGAATATTTAAATTATGGCGGCAATAATGTTATAGCTGTAAGGGCTGACGTAACTATGGAAGAGGGTTGGTTCTATGAAGGTGCGGGGATATACCGGCATGTGTGGCTTAATAAAACAGACCAACTGCATATTGCATCAAATGGAACATTTGTTACAACCCAATTAAAGAATAATACTGCCAATGTTACAGTAACGGCTACTGTTATCAATAACGATAAAAAAGAAAGGAGCTTTAGCATAACGCAAACCATTGTTGATACCGATGGTAAATCACTCGCGACAAGCAAGCTGTCAGGACTTACTTTGAAACCCTTTGCATCTCAGGATGTGAAAAGCATTTTATCTGTTAACAATCCCAAACTATGGTCGCTCGAAAGCCCCTACCTGCACCGGCTCGTCACTACGGTTGAAGAGAACAGAAGCATTGCTGACAGTTATACAACAACCTTTGGGATCCGCACCATCAGGTTTGATGCTAATGAAGGCTTTTTTCTGAACGGAAAACATGTTAAAATAAAAGGGACCAATAATCACCAGGACCATGCCGGTGTGGGCACTGCCATGCCCGATGCTTTACAGGATTTTCGTATCCGCACCCTGAAAAGTATGGGTTGCAATGCCTATCGCTGTTCGCATAACCCGCCAACACCCGAACTGCTGGATGCATGCGATAGATTAGGTATGCTGATTATCGACGAAAACCGCTTAATGGGTGTGGCATCAACGGAGTTGAATGATGTCAAAAGGATGATCCTCCGGGATCGTAACCATCCCAGCATTATAAGCTGGTCTATAGGGAACGAAGAATGGGCCATAGAAGGCACCGTTACCGGGGCTCGGATAGCTGCTACGATGCAGGCTTTTGCCAAATCGATTGATTCAACACGCTATATCACCGCAGCCATAAGCGGCGGCATTGGTTCCGGAATATCTACGGTGATCGATGTCCTGGGATACAATTACGTGGCTACTAAAAATACGGATGTACAGCATCAAAAGTACCCTGATCAGTTTAGCTGGGGTACGGAGGAAGGATCGACAGTAACATCAAGGGGTATCTATGAGGATGATATGAACCGGCACCAGCTTGCCGCGTATGACAGAAAGCAAAACGATTTTTTCTACAGCCTGGAGCAAGGATGGAAACATTATGCTTCGCGCCCGTACCTGGCAGGGATGTTTATATGGGCAGGTTTTGATTACCGGGGCGAACCTACGCCTTTTGGATGGCCTTCAATCGAATCGTATCATGGTATGCTCGATGCCTGTGGTTTTCCCAAGGACGACTACTATTATTTAAAGTCGTGGTGGACTAATCAAACCGTCGTACACCTGTTGCCGCATTGGAACTGGCAGGGTAAAGAAGGCCAGGAAATACGTGTGTGCGCTTATAGTAATTGCGACGAGGTTGAACTTTTTCTAAATAAAAAGAGCCTCGGCAAAAAAAAGATGGAGCTAAACGGGCACCTGGAATGGCCGGTAAAATATGAGCCGGGAACACTCGAAGCCATAGGCTATAAAAATGGGGTAAAAGCAGGCGATGATGTTGTTAAAACTACCCTAGCGCCAGCCGGTATTAAATTACAGGCTAACAGGAACGCTATCAAGGCCGATAGCAAAGATATTGCCGTAATCACTGTACTAGCAAATGATAAAAACAATCTGAGGATGCCGACAGCCGAAAATGAGATAGGTTTTTCAATTGAGGGGCCTGGTAAAATTATAGGCGTTGGCAACGGTGATCCTACTTCGCTCGAAGCTGATCAATACCTGGAAAAGATTGACCTTATTCAAATCGGCAATTTGAAAGAAAAGTTCGTGGACAATCTGAATGTCAGGGCCGAAGTTGCATCAGACTATGATGACAGCAGCTGGCAAAACGCTTTTAAAGATACCAGGGATGACGAATTTGGCCAAAAGGTAAAAGCTGTAGTTTACAGGGCCGGATTTACTATGCCGGCAGATTTCGCAAGCGCGGTCACTACCTTTTTCAGTAAAGGTATAGGCAAGGTACAAAGCATTTATATAAACGGTAAGGAGATCGGGCATGAAATTAAAGCGGAGAGTGGGAACCCTGAATTTAAACTGGAAGCTTCGTTGCTGCACCCGGGCATCAATATCATCGCCATCGTGGCTACGCCTTTACTAAAAGCCAATATCTGGGCAAGCGTAAATACCGATCCCGGCCT
This window contains:
- a CDS encoding glycoside hydrolase family 5 protein → MLKPVLLCAWTIFSAVLLINTNARGAFKKPIKDTAVARAIYPSYNTSPKAPDITGMGNTAVQQAALIKIGWNIGNTMEAPGSETGWGNPLITEDYIKFIKQIGFNAIRIPCAWDQYADKKSAKIQDAWLNRVKQVVGYCVKNDMYVLLNIHWDGGWLENNCTPVKKDAVNAKQRAYWEQIATVMRDFDGHLMFASANEPAITDASQMSVLLSYHQTFVNAVRATGGRNTYRVLVVQGPSTDIKKTNDLMSGLPADQVADRLMVEVHYYSPFNFCIMEKDQSWGRMFYYWGSGHHSLSDTSRNPTYGEEAEVRNAFQLMKTKYVDRGIPVLMGEYGAYRRTTPKDLTTHNEAVDYWIKFTTQQAIANGLKPFFWDIGVAIDRRNNKTLDQPTIDALMAGSH
- the galA gene encoding beta-galactosidase GalA, whose amino-acid sequence is MDHDWRFALGHAYDASNDFYNGTGGFSYFAKTGYGDGAASPEFDDRGWRKIDLPHDWAVEQPFSPKGTLSHGSKAIGRNFPEASVGWYRKTFVIPAGDLGKHISIAFDGVFRNSIVWINGHYLGTELSGYNSFEYDISEYLNYGGNNVIAVRADVTMEEGWFYEGAGIYRHVWLNKTDQLHIASNGTFVTTQLKNNTANVTVTATVINNDKKERSFSITQTIVDTDGKSLATSKLSGLTLKPFASQDVKSILSVNNPKLWSLESPYLHRLVTTVEENRSIADSYTTTFGIRTIRFDANEGFFLNGKHVKIKGTNNHQDHAGVGTAMPDALQDFRIRTLKSMGCNAYRCSHNPPTPELLDACDRLGMLIIDENRLMGVASTELNDVKRMILRDRNHPSIISWSIGNEEWAIEGTVTGARIAATMQAFAKSIDSTRYITAAISGGIGSGISTVIDVLGYNYVATKNTDVQHQKYPDQFSWGTEEGSTVTSRGIYEDDMNRHQLAAYDRKQNDFFYSLEQGWKHYASRPYLAGMFIWAGFDYRGEPTPFGWPSIESYHGMLDACGFPKDDYYYLKSWWTNQTVVHLLPHWNWQGKEGQEIRVCAYSNCDEVELFLNKKSLGKKKMELNGHLEWPVKYEPGTLEAIGYKNGVKAGDDVVKTTLAPAGIKLQANRNAIKADSKDIAVITVLANDKNNLRMPTAENEIGFSIEGPGKIIGVGNGDPTSLEADQYLEKIDLIQIGNLKEKFVDNLNVRAEVASDYDDSSWQNAFKDTRDDEFGQKVKAVVYRAGFTMPADFASAVTTFFSKGIGKVQSIYINGKEIGHEIKAESGNPEFKLEASLLHPGINIIAIVATPLLKANIWASVNTDPGLIQLVYSAASYKRKLFSGYAQVIVQSTGGPGKITLEATSPGLKASAIEITAADK